In Flavobacterium cerinum, one genomic interval encodes:
- a CDS encoding 3-hydroxyanthranilate 3,4-dioxygenase, which yields MAIQKPFNLNQWINDNRHLLKPPVGNKNIYVDADDFIVMIVAGPNARKDYHYNETEELFYQLEGNIKIVIQEDGLRKEMELKAGDMYLHPAKVPHSPVRSEGSIGLVIERKRAGKGFTDGLLWHCDNCNHKLYEVYFELKDIEKDFLPHFRHFYNSEDLRTCDHCGTVMETDPRFIEKK from the coding sequence ATGGCTATACAGAAACCTTTTAATCTTAATCAGTGGATTAATGATAACCGGCACCTTTTAAAACCGCCGGTTGGTAATAAAAATATATATGTGGATGCGGATGATTTTATCGTAATGATTGTCGCCGGTCCAAATGCAAGAAAAGATTACCATTATAATGAAACGGAAGAATTGTTCTATCAGCTGGAAGGCAATATCAAAATTGTGATTCAGGAAGACGGTCTTCGTAAAGAAATGGAATTAAAAGCCGGAGATATGTACCTGCATCCGGCAAAAGTACCGCACTCACCGGTAAGAAGTGAAGGGTCTATCGGATTGGTTATCGAACGAAAAAGAGCAGGAAAAGGTTTTACAGATGGTTTGTTATGGCATTGTGATAATTGCAATCACAAATTATATGAAGTGTATTTCGAACTAAAAGATATAGAAAAAGACTTCCTGCCGCATTTCCGCCATTTTTACAATTCGGAAGATTTAAGAACCTGCGATCATTGCGGTACCGTGATGGAAACGGATCCGAGGTTTATAGAAAAAAAATAA
- a CDS encoding DUF5017 domain-containing protein, with the protein MKNFNIKTLCIALVALGALSSCTKEEDTNLPPIVPAIYFEDFQTAVANTPFDFEGWTNFAQVGTKKWIENAYQGNGYAEFTPFNSGQASNVAWIVTPGINIDGAIKKRLTFDVAQHHVVDLVNNKLEVFISTDYDGTNVTDATWTQVSFTNPLPGSTNNYDFFKAGAINLANYSGTIYVGFKATGGTATAISGAYMIDNVKIF; encoded by the coding sequence ATGAAAAATTTTAATATAAAAACACTTTGTATTGCTTTAGTAGCTTTAGGCGCTTTAAGTAGCTGTACAAAAGAAGAGGACACCAATTTGCCGCCAATCGTTCCGGCTATTTATTTTGAAGATTTCCAAACTGCTGTAGCAAACACTCCGTTTGATTTTGAAGGTTGGACTAACTTCGCTCAGGTAGGAACTAAAAAATGGATTGAGAATGCGTATCAAGGTAACGGATATGCTGAATTCACACCATTTAACAGCGGACAAGCATCGAATGTTGCGTGGATCGTAACTCCTGGAATCAACATTGACGGTGCTATTAAAAAACGTTTAACATTCGACGTGGCGCAACACCACGTAGTAGATTTGGTAAACAACAAATTAGAAGTTTTTATTTCAACGGATTATGACGGAACAAATGTAACTGATGCTACCTGGACTCAGGTTTCCTTCACCAATCCATTACCGGGAAGTACTAATAATTACGACTTTTTCAAAGCCGGTGCAATCAATCTTGCAAACTATTCCGGAACGATCTATGTTGGATTTAAAGCAACCGGTGGTACTGCCACTGCGATTTCCGGAGCTTATATGATCGATAACGTAAAAATATTCTAA
- a CDS encoding endonuclease/exonuclease/phosphatase family protein, with product MKIRNFIALVILCFSMSGVYAQNKKFKVHTVAFYNLENLFDTINGPNNDEEWLPHGAQSWTRAKYQKKLANLSRVLPEIGTGENPNPPVIIGCAEVENRGVLEDLVKQPGMLEKDYGVIHFDSPDKRGIDVGLLYQKKHFRPLSYKNIPLYIYENEQGLNKKDKEEGDEKEVNVNLDVKTRRIYTRDQLLVTGLLDGEEISVIVNHWPSRSGGEKKSSPFREAAGALNKKIIDSLYRINPNAKVITMGDLNDGPYNKSVKEALGAKGKKEEVKEFGMFNPMEQMSKDGIGTLAYRDAWDLFDQIIVSEPLIRKDYSSLRFWKAGVFNKPYLIQKTGQYKGYPLRNSNGEVGFSDHFPVYIYLIKEVK from the coding sequence ATGAAAATTAGAAATTTCATCGCGCTGGTAATCCTATGTTTCTCAATGAGTGGAGTTTACGCGCAAAACAAAAAATTTAAAGTGCACACTGTGGCGTTTTACAACCTCGAAAACCTTTTCGATACGATTAATGGGCCGAACAATGACGAAGAGTGGTTGCCTCACGGTGCACAAAGCTGGACCAGAGCGAAATACCAAAAAAAACTGGCTAATTTAAGTCGTGTATTGCCTGAAATCGGGACAGGAGAAAATCCTAATCCTCCGGTTATTATCGGATGTGCCGAAGTAGAAAACAGAGGTGTATTAGAGGATTTAGTAAAACAACCGGGTATGCTGGAAAAAGATTACGGAGTTATCCATTTTGATTCACCGGACAAAAGGGGTATCGATGTGGGACTTTTATATCAGAAGAAACACTTCCGACCGTTAAGCTATAAAAATATACCTTTATATATATATGAAAATGAGCAGGGTCTGAATAAAAAGGACAAAGAAGAAGGGGATGAAAAAGAAGTAAACGTTAACCTTGATGTTAAAACCAGAAGAATTTATACGCGTGATCAGTTATTGGTTACCGGATTATTGGATGGTGAAGAAATCAGTGTTATCGTAAACCACTGGCCGTCGCGTTCAGGAGGAGAGAAAAAAAGTAGCCCTTTCCGTGAAGCTGCCGGTGCTTTAAATAAAAAGATTATTGACTCTTTATACCGAATCAATCCGAATGCAAAAGTGATTACTATGGGTGACTTAAACGACGGTCCTTATAATAAGAGTGTAAAAGAAGCATTAGGCGCTAAAGGGAAAAAAGAAGAGGTAAAAGAATTCGGAATGTTCAACCCGATGGAGCAAATGTCAAAAGACGGAATCGGTACTTTAGCGTATCGTGATGCCTGGGATTTGTTTGACCAAATCATCGTAAGCGAACCGTTAATCCGAAAAGATTATTCTTCGTTACGTTTCTGGAAAGCAGGGGTTTTCAATAAACCGTATCTGATTCAGAAAACAGGACAGTACAAAGGCTACCCGCTACGAAACTCCAATGGTGAAGTCGGATTTAGTGACCACTTCCCGGTATACATTTATCTGATTAAAGAAGTGAAGTAA
- a CDS encoding TonB-dependent receptor, whose amino-acid sequence MKKLVFSILLVLQAVFVWSQHSPALKGKVVDSKTQKPLRNVVATIQSTNQSALTNAEGVFIFDIATEGQQKLTVGSTGYTSQTFSLSIVKGQSLDLGVVFLEEDITSEQQLSLITITENDLGDDNSGSESTAGLLQASRDAYQQAAAFNWGQARFRIRGLDNEYGTTMINGIVMNKLFDGRPQWSNWGGLNDATRNQEFTMGSAPSDYTFGNILGTQEINTRASFYRPGTRVSFSGTNSNYSWRTMATYASGMNKDGWAFVVSGSRRWAKEGYFDGTDYSANSLFASIEKKFNDKHSINFTSIYAQNSRGKNSPNTQEVTDLMGVEYNSYWGWQNGKKRNSRDKNVDEPILMLSHYWKINEKNTLNTNISYQSGGIGNSRLDYNGGNNPDPTYYKNLPSYYLNLHNIPADGSLPTHTPNYAQAEIARVDFINNSQINWERMYHANDINKRSIYALYEDRMEDVSWTANSILNSQLSDNITLNAGINFRSLKSENFQKMLDPLGDYGFIDTDLFYEGSGFAPGQSQSDLNNPNRVVYSGDRYGYNYIMRAIVADAFTQFKFTYDKFDFYLAQTFSQTRYQREGLYRNGLYADNSFGKSDKLEFNNYGFKGGLTYKITGKHLLSVNAAYMTKAPMLRNAFTNARLNNNIVSGLDDEKISSVDASYIIRAPKLKARLTGFYSKIEDATKVGFFYAEGLGAIDDGGNDSENDFVAEITKNIDKQNIGLELGLEYQLSKTIKITGSASYGEYIYSNNPTVLLNIDSRQAAGLNPIVNFGDSYLKNYRQGGMPQQAYSLGIEYRDPKFWWIGANANYLDDSYVEVDPLIRTNNFFMQPGGSGVSYPEVTEDRARQLLSQEKFDSFMLVNLTGGKSWRISGNTLGFFASVNNVFDVTYKTGGFEQARNANYRELNMDYASGTRSFGSKYFYGYGRTYFVNVYLTF is encoded by the coding sequence ATGAAAAAACTTGTTTTTAGTATCTTATTAGTACTGCAAGCCGTTTTTGTTTGGTCACAACACTCCCCAGCACTAAAGGGAAAAGTTGTTGATTCTAAAACGCAAAAACCATTAAGAAATGTTGTTGCTACCATTCAAAGTACCAATCAGTCTGCTCTAACTAACGCAGAAGGGGTATTTATCTTTGATATTGCAACAGAAGGACAACAAAAGTTAACTGTAGGAAGTACAGGGTATACCTCTCAGACTTTCTCACTTAGCATTGTGAAAGGACAATCTTTAGATTTGGGCGTTGTTTTCTTAGAAGAAGACATTACATCTGAACAACAATTGAGTTTGATCACAATCACAGAAAACGATCTTGGAGATGACAACAGTGGATCTGAGAGTACAGCAGGATTGCTTCAGGCATCCCGTGACGCTTATCAGCAAGCTGCTGCTTTCAACTGGGGTCAGGCAAGATTCCGAATCAGAGGTTTGGATAATGAATACGGTACAACAATGATCAATGGTATCGTAATGAACAAACTTTTTGACGGAAGACCACAATGGAGTAACTGGGGAGGTCTTAATGACGCGACTAGAAACCAGGAATTCACAATGGGTTCAGCACCTTCTGATTACACGTTCGGTAACATTTTAGGTACGCAGGAGATAAACACTAGAGCTTCTTTTTACCGTCCCGGAACGAGAGTATCTTTTTCAGGAACCAATTCAAACTACAGCTGGAGAACTATGGCAACTTATGCTTCCGGAATGAACAAAGACGGATGGGCATTTGTAGTTTCAGGATCCAGAAGATGGGCTAAAGAAGGTTATTTTGACGGAACAGATTATTCTGCCAACTCTCTTTTCGCAAGTATCGAGAAAAAATTTAATGACAAACACAGTATCAACTTCACTTCTATCTATGCACAAAACAGCAGAGGTAAAAATTCACCGAATACACAGGAAGTTACTGACTTAATGGGTGTTGAATACAACTCCTACTGGGGATGGCAAAACGGTAAAAAGAGAAACTCAAGAGATAAAAATGTTGATGAGCCGATCTTAATGTTAAGCCACTACTGGAAAATTAACGAGAAAAACACATTAAACACTAATATTTCTTACCAGTCAGGAGGAATCGGAAACTCAAGATTAGACTATAACGGAGGTAACAATCCTGATCCTACTTACTATAAAAACTTACCAAGTTATTATTTAAATTTACACAATATCCCGGCTGACGGATCTTTACCAACGCATACACCTAACTATGCACAAGCTGAAATCGCAAGAGTGGATTTCATCAACAACAGCCAAATCAACTGGGAAAGAATGTACCATGCTAACGACATCAACAAACGTAGTATCTATGCTTTGTATGAAGACCGTATGGAAGACGTTTCATGGACAGCTAATTCAATCTTAAACTCACAGTTATCAGATAACATTACTTTAAATGCCGGTATTAACTTCCGTTCATTAAAATCAGAAAACTTCCAGAAAATGTTAGATCCACTAGGTGACTACGGATTTATCGATACGGATTTATTCTACGAAGGAAGCGGATTTGCTCCGGGTCAGTCTCAAAGTGACTTAAACAACCCTAACCGTGTTGTTTATTCAGGAGATCGTTACGGATACAACTACATTATGCGCGCTATCGTTGCTGACGCATTTACACAATTCAAATTTACATATGACAAATTTGATTTCTATTTAGCGCAAACATTCTCTCAAACAAGATATCAGAGAGAAGGTCTTTACAGAAACGGATTATATGCAGATAATTCTTTCGGAAAAAGCGACAAGTTAGAGTTTAACAACTACGGTTTCAAAGGAGGTCTTACATATAAAATTACAGGAAAACACTTATTAAGTGTTAACGCTGCTTACATGACAAAAGCACCAATGCTAAGAAATGCTTTCACTAACGCACGTTTAAACAACAATATCGTAAGCGGATTAGATGACGAGAAAATTTCAAGTGTTGACGCAAGTTATATCATCAGAGCGCCGAAATTAAAAGCACGTTTAACCGGTTTCTACTCTAAAATCGAAGATGCAACTAAAGTTGGTTTCTTCTATGCTGAAGGTTTAGGAGCTATTGATGACGGTGGAAATGACAGTGAAAATGACTTTGTGGCTGAAATCACAAAAAACATTGACAAACAAAACATCGGTTTAGAATTAGGTTTAGAGTACCAATTATCTAAAACTATTAAAATTACAGGTTCTGCTTCATACGGTGAGTACATCTACAGCAATAACCCAACTGTACTTCTTAACATCGACTCACGTCAGGCAGCCGGACTTAACCCAATTGTTAACTTCGGAGATTCTTACCTTAAAAACTACAGACAAGGTGGTATGCCACAACAGGCTTATTCCCTTGGAATTGAATATAGAGATCCTAAATTCTGGTGGATCGGAGCTAATGCAAACTACTTAGATGACAGTTATGTTGAAGTAGATCCGTTAATCCGTACAAACAACTTCTTTATGCAACCTGGAGGTTCAGGAGTATCTTACCCTGAGGTTACAGAAGACAGAGCACGTCAGTTATTAAGTCAGGAGAAATTCGATTCATTTATGTTGGTTAACCTTACAGGAGGTAAATCATGGAGAATCAGCGGAAACACATTAGGTTTCTTTGCTAGTGTTAACAACGTATTCGATGTTACTTACAAAACAGGTGGTTTCGAACAAGCGAGAAATGCTAACTACAGAGAGTTAAATATGGATTATGCCAGCGGTACTCGTTCATTCGGATCGAAATATTTCTACGGTTACGGAAGAACGTATTTTGTAAACGTTTACTTAACATTCTAA